In the genome of uncultured Sphaerochaeta sp., the window ATCGGGGATGTTCATCTTGCCGGCACAGGGTATCCAACCCATGCCCTTCACCGAGAACGACAGGTCGGTGCCTTTCGCCTTGATGTGCACCTTGTCCACGGTATCGAGGAAGACCTTTGCCTGTTCCATGGCCTCAGCCATGGCAAGGTAATCGACTTCGGTGCAGACTTCGTAGAAGAAATCCTCAAACTCCACCGTCCCAAGATTTGCCTGCATGGCAAACACTTCGGTGGGATAGCGCAGGACCACCCACTTGGTATGGGGAAGCCGGGTCTTCATATGCACCGGGATATTGTAATAGGTACTGGCCAGGTTCGACTTCTCGGGAATGGTGGAGAGCTCACGTACATTCGCAATGCCCCGGATACCGATGAAGGCATCCATCTGCTGCATGCGGTAGGTATCCACATCAGCCCACTTCTGCAATGACTCCTTGGTTGCCTGTTCACACATCGCCCTCTCCAAGCGCTGGTTCCAAAGGTTCACCACCGGATACCCACCGGCATCATAGACAGCCTTGACCAAGGCCTCCGTCATGGTGATGGGAATATCCACCGCATTTATCAAACAGGATTCACCCTTCTTCAGATGAACCGAATACTGCACCAAAAGCTTTGCAAGCTTTTCTTCTCTGGGATCTGCCATTCTTTCTTGCTCCTTGGTTTCTTACTCTTCCAACCGGATCTCAAACGGGCGTCCGGTTTTGGGATGGGGGAACTCCACTGCCACAGCCCGAAGGCCAAGCCGATCAGCTGCCTTTCCCTGATAGACGGTGTCCCCATCGAGCGGCCAGCCGCTCCATGCCATGTGGACACGTACCTGATGCCTGAACCCGGAAGTTAGCCTACAGGTAAAAAGATGTGCATCCTTGTCATCCCTGCCGCTGTACCCAACCCTTGTCAGATACCACGTTCCGCTGGTCTTGTCCAGAAGGTGTTTGGGACTGTCTGCAAGTACCGGACGTACTTGAGCCCTGTTCTCCCCGAATCGGCGGAAAAGACTACCAATGGAAACCTCCCTGCCACCACAAGCGACAGGATCATCAAACGGATAGGGAGGGAATCCAGGCAGTTGGGGTTCCTGGTAGTGTGAGGACCGGGCGCGATACTCCTTGAGAAAGAGTTCCGCTTTCCCGATGGCCTGCAACGAAGCATACACCTCCCTGGATCGGGCGATGACCACCAAGCCACTGGTGGCTGTATCGAGACGGTGCAACACCCCACCTTCCCAGGCGTTCGCACCCTCCACTGACAGCACTTCGGGATACATCCTGCCAACAAGAGACAGCAAGGTCGCTTTCTCCTTCGGATCGTCCTTCAGGGGGACGGTCGGCAGGCCGGATGGCTTATCAACAATCAGAAAATCAGGATCCTCATGGATGAGGTCCACACGCAACTCATTATCCATACCCCACCAATATACCAAAAATCCTGCCGTCCGGCACCAAGAAAGCGAAGAGAGTTTCTTTGCACTGCCGACAAGCTGATGTATACTCACCCTATGCAAGAGATACCTATCAATACCTATACCTCGCCGAATGTCATTCTTGAACTCATTTACCGCCTCAAGGTGAAGGATGTCATGACCACCGACTTGGTGACGGCAACCAAGGAGACCAAGCTCAGGCAGATCCAATACATCATGCGTGAGAAGCAGGTCACAGGCCTGCCTATCGTAGTGGGCAAGAGGCTCATTGGGATCGTGAGCATGGATGACATCATCCAAGCCCTCGACAAGGGGTATATTGAGGAAACGGCACAGGATCATATGACCCGAAACCTCATTGTCCTTGAGGATGATATGCCGATTTCGTTTGCCATCAGCTACTTTGACCGTTTCAGCTACCACCGGTTCCCCGTGCTCAACCGGCACAAGGAGTTGGTCGGCATGATCACCAGCAGGGATATCACCAGTACCCTGCTGGTGGAGATCAACCGGGAAATCGAGGAGCTGGAGAAGCGCACGCGCACCACCAGCCTCAGCCAGGAGATGAGCGGGGAGATCCATACCTACTCAATCATGAAAAATGATTTCGAGAATGCAGGCTATGCCTCCACCGAGATCAAGAAACGGCTCAAGAGTGCAGGAATCGCCCCCCACATCATCCGGCGGGCAGCCATTGCCAGCTATGAGCTGGAAATGAATCTGGTGGTGCACTCCGACGGCGGGGAGTTGATCGCCGAATATTCGCCGCAGACCTTGCAGATCACCGCCCGCGACAGCGGGCCGGGCATCAGTGACATAGAAGCTGCAATGACCGCCGGCTGGTCCACAGCCAGCGAGTGGATACGATCGCTTGGATTCGGAGCCGGCATGGGCCTTCCCAATGTGAAATCCGTATCCGATGATTTCGCCATCGAGAGTG includes:
- a CDS encoding pseudouridine synthase, whose protein sequence is MDNELRVDLIHEDPDFLIVDKPSGLPTVPLKDDPKEKATLLSLVGRMYPEVLSVEGANAWEGGVLHRLDTATSGLVVIARSREVYASLQAIGKAELFLKEYRARSSHYQEPQLPGFPPYPFDDPVACGGREVSIGSLFRRFGENRAQVRPVLADSPKHLLDKTSGTWYLTRVGYSGRDDKDAHLFTCRLTSGFRHQVRVHMAWSGWPLDGDTVYQGKAADRLGLRAVAVEFPHPKTGRPFEIRLEE
- a CDS encoding aminopeptidase, with the protein product MADPREEKLAKLLVQYSVHLKKGESCLINAVDIPITMTEALVKAVYDAGGYPVVNLWNQRLERAMCEQATKESLQKWADVDTYRMQQMDAFIGIRGIANVRELSTIPEKSNLASTYYNIPVHMKTRLPHTKWVVLRYPTEVFAMQANLGTVEFEDFFYEVCTEVDYLAMAEAMEQAKVFLDTVDKVHIKAKGTDLSFSVKGMGWIPCAGKMNIPDGEIYSCPVKDSVNGTITYNTESTYHGHCFKDVSFTFRDGKIIEAHSDDDALLNEILDIDEGARYIGEFALGCNPGILKPMDNILFDEKILGSIHFTPGNAYDDCDNTNRSAVHWDLVQIQRPEYGGGEMYFDGELVRKDGLFVHPKLTCLNLSLQKA
- a CDS encoding CBS domain-containing protein — encoded protein: MQEIPINTYTSPNVILELIYRLKVKDVMTTDLVTATKETKLRQIQYIMREKQVTGLPIVVGKRLIGIVSMDDIIQALDKGYIEETAQDHMTRNLIVLEDDMPISFAISYFDRFSYHRFPVLNRHKELVGMITSRDITSTLLVEINREIEELEKRTRTTSLSQEMSGEIHTYSIMKNDFENAGYASTEIKKRLKSAGIAPHIIRRAAIASYELEMNLVVHSDGGELIAEYSPQTLQITARDSGPGISDIEAAMTAGWSTASEWIRSLGFGAGMGLPNVKSVSDDFAIESGRSGTTVVSTIELHPNHEEE